The nucleotide window TtcacctcttcttcctcctaGGTACACTTGGAGAAAACATGGAATAAAAGGGATTTGTTTGTCCCCCTTCCTGTGGAAGCTTCTGTAAAAAAGTGAAGCAACATTCATTGGGctagacagagagagagaaaaaaagacagaaagaaagaaccCAACTCTATAGCATAGTAGCTGAGATTCATggtaaagagaagaaaattatactACCTCGTCTTTATTACTAGTCTTACTCcatctctctcttcttttaatCCACAATATTTGTCAAGCAGAGACCAGAACTCATAGTAACATAAAGTTAAAAAGCACTGATGCCTCCTTTCTCAGGTGTTACCAGctacattttaaagcaaatcaCAGGACTTAATTGTTCCCTTCACAGTTTTTGAAAGAAGGGATGCTCTAGTCTTCTTTACAATGTCACCAAACCAAGAAGTTTTGCCAATTAATACTCCTGAATCAagcataaaaagagaaaatcaggtGGGAAACTAATTTTGAGTATTTTCTACTACCCAGGTCTCCAATTGCAGATGATGGTGTTGGATGTTTTGGTATTGCGCCTTATTCTCCTCATATATTGAAGAGGAACATGCATGCCTAACACTGGACTGTGGATCCCAGTTTGGGGGTTGTCTGGCACTATAATTTGCTAATTTGTGGGTTCCTAAAGCCTTTTGTTGGATCTACACTGAAGTTATCTGTCAGCTGGGAAAGAGATCAAGAATACCAAAGCCAAAAAAGACCAAGAATACCAATTACTAACTATCAGTTAGCCATATTTTGATATGTAATGGTCTGTCAGAAGGCTACTCATGAGTTTCCTTTTGTAAGCTTCATCACTTGAATCGTCTGCAGACATCAGCTATTAGAATATCACCATAGTTTTGGAAAATATCAAAAcccatttattttccccaatatttctgtttttaaaaaaattaattaaaaaagaaaaggtgctgAATTTGGGGAATGAAGGAGCACACAGATTAGAAGCAGAGTGAATCAATGGTGGCTACATCCAAATAAGAGTATTTGGATGCCTGTAACTAGggtgaatattttaaatactcaaCTTACTTCCAGATTGCAGCGTTCACCACGTAGAGTTATGTCACTACCTGGAAGCACCATTCCTGCCTCAGAGTAACATCACAGCATCAGCCAACTTTGATTAGCTGAAGCTATGACTTCCTCGTAGAGGTGGCCCTTCCTGAAGTGACATAACAACATGGTCGCTCCCTAGTGTTCAGCGTACCTTGGAGGTAACTCTGGTGTCGGGGGAATCACCGGGCAGCTGGGCAGGTCGGTTATTTCAATACCCCTCAATCTCTAATATAAATATAACAATTATACAATAAATATAGCACAAACAAATGCACATGCAGTACATGTCTACATTACTGTATATCAGTATAAATATACAATATAGTCATATATATAAAACACTTCTAAGCTATTTTCTAAATTAGGGTCTAATTCAATGTAAGTTTTTGTGCCATGACCTAGTGTACTTAACCCTGCCAGCAACAGGCAGTCTGTGGGTCTAAGAAGTCCCAAGTAAGGCCATGTGTACATGCATACTTGGCTCTACAGCAGACATGCAGGAAGTTTGCCATCAGTGGGGCGCATCCCAGATCTGCTGAGTGTGTTCAGTAGGGTTGCTCTGCACATACATTGTGGCCCTTCACATAAGTGGACACCTGGCAGTCCTTGCTGCTAAGTGTCAAAAAGCTCAGTTGGTCAACATGTTAGGAAGGTAGGCAGTGaattactgtattttgaaaggttttttttctttccaagatgtttcttcttcctttccctctcttctcccaTCTTTGTCCTTGTTGAGGCAAGAGGCTCTCTGAAAGTCAATATCTAGCTTTCCATCAGCAAGACCATCATATTTGCCTAATAGCTCATCAGAattcttcttcattttaaaatgagatggAGAAATGTATCTTGTCTGTTGATTTTATCACCCTGTTTTATGTTACTGTTGTAACCTCTACTagttaactttttaaaatgtgtttaaaacatcatctttttaaaatgcttgaaacattttaaaaatgtttcaaacaATGTGTTTTTAAGACACATTTCAAACATCATCTAAGATTATTTCAGTTTATAATTCTACTTGGAGTCTCATCTCAGTTAAGAAACTAAAGAATAGTGACAAGTCGTTTTTAACTGCTATATCACATTTTTTCAGGGAATCTGAAAACAATTCTACAGTCTGAGCAAACTAATCCTTTCTCTGCTCTTCAGAGGTTTCAGTAGACAACAGACTCTTGAACTTAATAGTAATGCAGACTTGCAAACTTGGATGTTTAGTTGGGCAGTCCACTTGactttagtttttttttctgcacatttctaaaatgaaaGGCATTGGATAGATACTAAGTCCAAATGCAAAGCACAGGTTTACAGCAGACACTTAACTCTTCAAATATTATTCAGATCTGTTAAGACAAGGAGATGATTTCAAgaattccattccattccattccattccattacTTGTTTTGATCCTATGTGCTCAGCTTTGGGAGCTTCAGTTTCAGCACCTAATTATATTCCTATACTTCCTGTTAATACAAAAAGGAAGTAAATGCTCAGTGTTGCAAATGAGACCAGTTTTATTTAGGTGTCTAAATATGTCCTTAATGCTTAGGTTAAGTCACCTACATTTGTGAACTGtggcttttctgtttaaataacCAAATTTATAAGCTGAGTACTTGGGAGAGGAAGAAATTGATTAAATCCTGGAAGCATGCAATGATGTGGTTACAGAAagctttctgttctttttttacaGTACAAGACATGATAATTCATATTAATAAGGCTTCCAATTATTTAGGAAGTGCTATATTTAGCAGCTAAGCCCCTGAATAGCTATACGATGGAATTATGTTGAAAATGGATGTACTTCATTGAAATGGATGTACTGCAAATATACAGTACCTAAAAATAGCTCCATATAATGCAACATAATAAAGCTTACACAGAATGGcagcatttcattttccagaagtTCTTTCTCATataaaactgaaaactgaataCATCCCTTGCCAATTGTAAATGTTAACGCATACAGTAACATTCTGGGAGAAGCAGAACAAATAAGGGAGGACACACAACTCACTTTTTCTGCCATTTCATGGGAGTGATGCAATGAATGTTCCCTTTCTGAGAACATTCGCCTTTGTTCATAGCTGGCTAGCCGACAAGTGAGCCATGAAGAAAGGGTGCAACCACCAATTCCAATGCATGCAAGAGACATGGAGGCAAGATGCAAAGAATAGAGAGCAGATGACTTCTTTGTCAGAGCACgaagaaattgaaaatttaaGATTCCTCCTATTAGTCCACAGAtgcaacaggcagaaaaaagTATCATCTGTCAGGAGAGACAAAAGAGGTTATGTCACAGTAATATTTTTCAGAGATAGATTAACATATAAAATATGAGATAACCATAGTTTAATTCTTTGATAGCATAATTGACTGCAAAACGCTGCACAGACCCTTGTTTTTTACTCTCTTAGCTCTCACATTGCTCCAAGGGAATACATTACCTTCTGGTATACAAGAGTTAAGGTTGATGTTGCATGTAAAAAAAAGTTGTGTAAAATGAGTAGGTAAAGTTAAAACTGATTCAATGGAAGGACTGCTAGGACACAAAACTGATTTCCAGCTGTTCATGCAAAACAGTAACATGACAGAAGGTGTCGTAATTTTCTATTGTGCAGTTTATCACCTTGCCTCAGGAGTGAATGCCTCATGTATTTGTAGTAAATCTCTCTTGCTTTGTGTGCATTCTGACTGTGCCTCCTGCTCAGTTATAATTTATTCAGTCAGATGGTAGATTGGAGGCTTTCTGCGGCTTTTGTGGGGTCTTTGAAAGTGTTCAAGGTGAATGTGCTGGtcaaagaagcaaaagaaacaacaaagaaatttGTGGAGCTGCTTTACAGAAGGTCAGTTTGATGACTAtatggttggttggttggttggtttggttgaTTTTAACTCAACTAAAATGTTCCTGGGAATTTTAGAAATCTGTGAAACAGGCTGCAATCAATGAGACATTTTTAAACACCTCTTATTGCTTTTAGTCACAAAGATGTTACTCTGGTTCAGGATGTGTGTTAACCTCAAATGGAGGAGAAGACCTTATGGAGACAGTGTTAAATGATTGTCTTATTCACTTCCCTTTATACTGCTGACTTGTCAGATTATGATCTAGATGGGCCTTTAATGTTTCTTGATATAGCTTTTTATATGTACTTATCTACTGTGGCAGCAGAAATTTATGGAGCCTTACAGACTACTTCTGTAGGAAAGTACTACAATAGGATGAAAATTTCCTCAGGAATGTGGCATTGAGGATATATATTGCAATCCACTAGCAAGTGACTACTCCATGAGACCTCTGGAACAGATGGGTTTAAGAAACTGGTTATGGTACACATGTTTAAAGAAATGGGACTGTCATTTTAACAGACTTTAGGATAACCCattgatattaaaaaataattagagaGAACTTTTGATTCCCGTCACACTTCTGCTTATTTTATGTGACTTCCATCTGTATGTGGCAGAATAATCAAGCTGACAGAATATTAGGACTGGCATTATCACTTACAATAAGATTATGTCTTTAACACAGAGTTCTGCTGTGTCTTGTTGAGTAATAATACCATTTTGCTGCAGTCAGAAAATGACTGTACGTGAAGAGATATCTTCCATCACTTTAAAACTTACATTCATGTGTTTCAGATTGCTAAACAAACTTGCTAAACACTTAACAGCTATGATATCTAGAAACAAACTTGGTCAGCAGCCTTATTGAGATGGCAACCCAATGCTGGTTTTTGAAGGAGAGAACATACAGTCCAGTGACATTATTGAGAAGCATTTATTCACTTGACATAAATCTATGTCAAGTGATTTCTGATCAAAGTTTATCCATATACAGATAAGTAGGGATGTATGGCTTAAATAGCATGACCTACATAGGCCATTTCAGAACTGCCTTGTTTTTTGTGACTATTCCAAAGTGCTGATTGCTTTTTTTAGATTATCAACTTGTAATTTTTCTAATTGTTTATCAAAAACCCTTGGATACAGAAAACCCCCAGTAAAGAGTTAAAATTAGATAAGTAAGCCTTTCAAATACTTAAGTGTTATGGATTCAGTGGAAAAACTTACAACAagtccagatttttttttggcgCACAATATTCCGCATACACCGCAAAGCAGGAACTGCAAAGAACAAGAaaccaaaaaattatttcatcattTAAGTTACCTCGTTCAAATTCCACTGTGTTGCAGTGGTGGTGGCCACAGTTTAGGCAATAGTTACAGTTGTCAGCATTTTTGTCACAAACCTTATGTTTCAGGAGGTTGTAACTCAACCATAAACACTCTTATTGGATAAGAAACTGGAATGAGAAGTTCAAGTGACCATAATAactcaagaaagaaaagaaagaaaatctgaattttaagcTGCTTAGGTAAAcaagttggaaaaaaatccccactgtTGTAAgcataaaaatgcctttttactgttttctttctctctcagaaGAATTTAGCAAGGTACTAGTCAGTGATCCAAATCATCTACTTCTAAGCATAGCATTGGGACTTAATGCCCTCATGCTACCATCTGAACCATCTGAAGGATCACATATGGATCGTTATCTTCAAGACAGTGGAACTCTGGGCAAGAATATAATTCAGTCATGTCTGTGGGTGCAGGTGTAAATATCAGTGCATCTGTTGGTGTAACTACTCTGGGCATGCAGAAAGATCTGTTTCAGACTCTTGATAGCTCAATATGCAAGAGAGAGCATGAAGGTATCTGtactttttttaatgtcatttccTCACACAAACTGATTTTGTAATTGTAGCATCAAGCATTAGGCAAGAATTAAttaccaaaaccagaaaaaaaaaagttgataaaAATATATGATAATGCCTAATAGTGACCTCTGTCAAAGGCCAGTGATGTCCTCTgatgtctttttccttttaaagaaaaatttaatgaGGAAAACAATGAATAGTCCCCAGGGGGACAGTGAGGGTAGGAACTACAGTAGTTGTATGAAAGAAATAAGGCCTTTTCCAAATGTTAGCAATACTGTCAAAAAATTTCCTTGATGCTTCATAAAGTCCTTTATAAAGAAATCTATGCTACTTATTTTCAATAAAGATAACACTACTCCCTCATTGGGAAGTAATTTTGtagttttaaaactgaatttttccaTACTATTTCTGCATTGAGATGGTATTTCTAGTAAAAGGCTCTGCTTGACCCTGATTTAGAATTAAATCACAGAAGAGACCTGGCTGTTacataagaaattaataaaaaccccaacaaaccaaaaacctaaGAGGTTCTATAAAGCATGCAGGGTCTGTGTAATATATTGCAAATACTTCTTATTTACACTCTAAAACTTTGCAAATTCACTATTTCGGTTGAGGAGTTGCTTTAACTCATAGTTTATCCCCCTCTAACTAAAGTAGCTCATGTGTATCGCTAAGTATAAGCCTTGAGACTTTTTACTCTGACTTAGACCCATGAAAACAGTTCCCCATAATGAATGTGGATAAATTGTGTATGTTATTTACCTTTATACTAAGCATGGGATGTGAATTCAATACCAATCAGATTATGGAGAGGCCTGGGTCACATGGACCATGGTGCTGAATGGCTCAGGACATACCAGAAGGCACAATTGGTGATTGCTGCTAGAACCCACTGACTGgaataacaataaaataaaacactttccCACAGGCAAAGAAGATTTCAGCTCATCACATCTGCTTTGTAAGTGGTCACTCAGGCTTTCTGTGAAGTTTTGAGGTTTTACTCCCAGTCCTGCCATTTGCAGATAGCCTTCAACTGAAGGCATGCTTCAGATTTTCACACATCatgttttgtatttctaaaaatgcagaaatctcAAATGAAATTTGTTGAAAACATCTTTGTAATTAAGTTCTATTTAGTCAGATTGATAAAGTGGATTAATAATATATTTCCTCTCTGTAGTGATTGAATAGGATTGAAAGGATATTTTTGTatatagaaaaattaattattgttGGAAGAGATCATCATAGGTAGTTTTAACTTGTTAACTAGTTTAAAAAACTGTGGGTTTGATAATTTACCTTCAAAGCTGAGAGTATGAAAGGGAAGGTCACCCATTTTTTCAGGAATGCTTTAATTCTGCTCCAGTTTGAGTCAATGAAGCTAATCTACAAGCCCTAAGGTATCAGTTTCTCAAAACAAGGGGTGATTATTCCATTAAAAGCATCTGACTACCTGGAGTAAAGATCTGGACGCTGTAGTTAAATGTAGATTAAGTTTGCTAATGATACTAGACTAGGAGATACAATGGACAAGTGTACAAGTGTACATGTACAAGTGTAGAGAGGCCTTACAGAGAGATGTGAATAGACCTGAGAGCTGGGTAATTACCAACCATGTGAAATTTAACAAGAGTAAGTGCCGGATTCTGCACCTAGGACAATGTAATCCTGGCTATACATAAATACTGGGGGTCAAGAGATTGGAAAGCAGCCACAGGGAAAGAGATCTGGGTGTCTGGCTTGATGACAAATTGaatgtgagtcagcagtgccctggcagcaaaAAAGGCCAACCATGCCCTGGAGTACATCAAgaacagcatcaccagctggtgGAGGGAAATGATTGTCCTGCTCTATTCTGCTCTGGTGCAGCTCCTTCTTGAGCATTGGGTGCTGAGATGGATTCCTCAGTATCAGAAAAGCATCAAACTGTTcgagtgtgtccagaggaggaTGACCAAGATGGTGAAAGGCCTCTTGGTTTGATCAGattgaagaagagaaggctgagggATGACCTCTACACAGTCTACACCTTTCTcaaggcaggcagcagagggagaggtgcTGATCTCTCTTTGATGATCAGTGATAGGGTACAAGGCAATGGAGTGAAGTTTCATCAGAAGAAGGTTCTTCACTGCGAGGGTGGTCAGTCACTGGAACGGGCTCGTCAGGAAAGGAATCATGGCACCAAGTCTGTCAGAGGACAAGGAGCACTCTGGATGCTGCTATTAGTCATGTGATTTGGTGTTAGGTAGTCCTGCAAGGAGCATggagttggacttggtgatctttaTGAGTCTTTTACAAGTTGAGAAATTATATGATTTTATGATAATATTGTATCATGTCATGCATACTCTGtatgtattttctctctccacATCTACAGTATTTGTACATATAGACAAGGAATAACATGTTCCATAGTTAAAGAGCTAAAAGAGTTCTTTGTATTCTTACTTAGAGGAATTGGATATTCATGTTTTCTCCACATTCTTCTGTTTAATCTTGAGGTCATGCTGAAGTTTTATAATCCGTATGGCTATGAGATAAACAAGTTGTGAAACCGAATGCACTCAAGTGCCTGAATATGTTAAAAAACCTTGGAAGAAAAGCATTCGGGCAGTAGCAAAGGATTAATGTTATttaggttgttttttggttttttgttttttttttttaagatgacaGTGTTTTGCATTCATAGAGAAAAGGATTGCCCAAAACCCAGTATGGATATTTATTTATGTCAGCATGCATTTTGCAATTAAAACCAACGGATGACTTTGTGCCACAGGGTCAGGCAATTTTACTTTTACCTCATGCAAAGCTTTGAAACTTCTGAGCCAAGTTTACAACTCTCTTCTAAGGCTGATTCACTGGAAAAAGTGGAAGCCTGCTCTATCAAGAGAGTATTAGTGATACTCATGGCTCAGGAACACTGCTCATATAGTTTCTTTAGCCAAGTTTTTCAATGTGGAGACATCTAGAATGGTTAGGATTTCACTGAGGTATGATGTGATTGACACTATCCTCTGCTTTTTGGTAGCATAGAGACTAAAcacttttttgggggggcttttatttggtttggtctttttttttttttttttttttggggggcgGTGAGGggttggttgttgttgttgttgtgatGCTATAGGAATTTCCTATAAAATTTTTGATGTCTCAGTGTTGTGatcagcagcagtgaaaagtGGATGGAAGAAACTACACTGGCTCTTTGTACCAGAAGAAGGATGAAGTAAAAATCAGATTGAAAGTGTATTTTACTTAGAATCTTCTATTTTATAATACTGCCAACTGGAATGCAGCCATCAGGGGCTCTGTTATCTTCACACTCTCTCTGTTCTTGGCTATTCTGAAAGACTTCATGTCAATATGTTATAACAGTAAAACTTGGAGTAAACAGTATAACTATGGAGCTACTCTACAGTTTACCCTTGACTAACTAATACTGTCATGGTGAGGACTTGCTCCTTTCTACTTGATCATTGACTATCCTTAATAAATTTTTACCAGCCCATCTCATGGACTCTTTAAATGTAGGTATATTTTCTAATTACTTATTCTCTAACCATGTAACCTCACTTACCTAGAGGTAAGTTAGGCAAATGGACGTATACTGAAAATACAGTAAATCAGGAGTGGAAAAGAAATATATCACTGAAGATAAGCTTCTGGTAAAGAATGCTCAGTTGTTCAAGTGTTCAGAACTCATGCAGAGAATAAGGCTAAAACATTTTATTGAGGATAAGCTAAGATAATAAGCCCTATAAAATGCCCTGGAAGCCAGAGAGGGAACTTCAGCTGGAACTTTTTTAAACAGATGTCTCATTGCTtgacttacattttaattattattcataatttaaaaagtcataAATGCTAAAAGACTGAAAGGCTCACTTAAAAACCTACACAGATCACCAATTACACCCAGAACCTATTGATTATAGGGTTGCTTTTGGTTGCAGACTTATTCATACCTCCTATACATACATGATGTTTTGCATCAAGACTAGCAGAGAAATCTTGCATTGAAACTGTTGGtgcaagtccagagaagggacaggAAGTTGGTAAGAGGGCAGGAGCACCTCCCTTAAGAAGTTAGGTGGGGAAAGTTTGGGCTGTTCAAcctggaagaagagaaggctcagagaTTCACAGATTGACAGAATATtccaagttggaagggacccacaagtaCCATTGAGCTTGCATGGAGACCTCATAGCAATCTTCCAATAtctgggaagctggagagggattcttcatcaggaactgtagtTACAGGACAAGGAGTAAAGAGGTAACTGGAAGAGAGGAAATTTAGGCTAGATGTTAGGAAGAGATTaattactgtgagggtgatgagggactggaacaggttgcccagagaggctgtgggtgACCAAACCCTGGCAATGTTGCAGGCCGGGTTATACAAGGCCTTAAGCAACCTGGTTTGGTAggaggtgttcctgcccatggcaggatcagttgggactagatgatctttaaggtctcttccaatcctTATtgtatgattttatgattctctgAGTTTATGAGAATATATCATCAAGGGGTTATACAGGGGCATAACCCCTCTTGGGTGAATGgtaaaaaatccaaagaaagaTACTACAAAGCACAAAAGCTACTTAGAGACTGAGTGCCTCAATCCCACTTTCAGTGATGATTTACCATGGACCCACCAAAGTCAGAGTCGCTCTGATGGCACCAGTGTGATTGCAACGTGATGCAGTTATGTctgtttgtggtgtttttgtCATTCACACTGCACCTGTACCTGCTAATGTTCCATATGCATATtggaaaatgtctctttttgtcTGTTGAACTTTGGAAAAGAACCCCAAAGACCTCCCAGAAAAGGAGAATGTTTCTTTTGAGACTGCTTTAATTTACTTTATATTGAATATTGCCTGGAAACAAAACCTCAGATCCAAAACCCCATAAATTTTGGTAAGAAGGCTAAAATCTTAATTTATATTCAAGTTCTGTGGTTTGGATCCATCcctatttcatattttctggaACAAAAGACTTGgcttctttcatttccttctggAAAATGGGTACTTTGTCCCTGGtagtctgaaaaaaattcagttttagtTAATCCACAGGAAGccaaatatttgtttctttccaccatgcagaagaaaaggaactatttttattttatatcttgaagctaagaaacatttctgtcttatatttgaaaagacaaaagcaaTGGTGAGTGTAATTCccttgaaaaaatgaaaactgctcATAGAAAAATTTCCTGGACACAGGCTGAACAAAGTAGTAGAGAAAACCTGTTGAATATAAGGACAGCTTGATCCCTAGTCATGGTTCATGACAAAAAAAGACAGCTAAACTGAATATACTGCATGGGAAGTCCTCTGTGGGTCATCCATATGTATCTGATGAAACTGGGGAAGGGAAATcattccaaaatggaatgaaacACAGTGAAAATGCTGGTGTATCATACCTACTCAAATGACACTCTACTTGGAAGACTAAACCATCAAGACAGAATTAAGTCTTCACTTTTATATACTCTTGTCAGGTAGTAAATGAGACAATTCTGTGTTTTACACTAAAGCTGCATAAGCATGTGACTTCCAGAACAATAAGCAGGAATTTGAAATTAGTaatgtaaagaaagaaagattctATTTAATAATGTTGTTTCAACTCCATCCAAATGATGAAAAAGCTGAAATCGCTAATGGATGAACTAAGCAGAAGAGATATCTCTAATTGTAACTCTTATTCAAAGCAGTATTTCAGAACAAGGATTAAATGTTCTTAGCACAGGCATAAAGGGCACAGAATCCACTCATGAAAACAAAgacatcaaaataaataaaaattacaacagGCAAGAAGATCAAGCCTAGGTACCAGGTTTGCCTATTACTTCCACAGAGAAACACAATAATCTTTTGCAAAAAGAGGATGGAAACTTCAAATGATGTTGTTCCATGCAAGTGATTGTAGGGACAGGAAGGTCTAGGTGGCTCCAAGGCATCCAGACACAGAACCAGAAGCAACAGCATTGCCAAAACCCAACTTTGTGTCACACCAAATCTGTCATGATGAGAGAGGAGGCTCTGTTATAAGTGAGGCACAGTGTTAAATAATGTCTAATCTGAGTCAATACCTTGTCTGGCAGTGTGCTATTGGGTCTTATCAGATCAGGTGCCGCTACACTTCCCACTGATTCAAGCCATATGCAAGCAGTTTAAATTCTATCCCAGGCCCTGTGATTAGTGTTTCCACTCATCTGGTTATAGACCTACAgagatgctttaaaaatggGGAATGGTTTTTAGAAACAATCAAGGAAATTAAGAAGTGTGTTTCTGAATCTGACATCAGTGGTTCAAAAAACCTCCATCCAGCTCTAAAAACACTTAAAATCTcagcataaaataataatgtttactttttgttcatttg belongs to Vidua macroura isolate BioBank_ID:100142 chromosome 1, ASM2450914v1, whole genome shotgun sequence and includes:
- the TMEM196 gene encoding transmembrane protein 196 isoform X3, which translates into the protein MCTSSQIIGSLLVLSVLEIGLGVSSVAVGAVSFSLVLTEHKPQLGDSSPFLLCGVCGILCAKKKSGLVMILFSACCICGLIGGILNFQFLRALTKKSSALYSLHLASMSLACIGIGGCTLSSWLTCRLASYEQRRMFSEREHSLHHSHEMAEKRLRGIEITDLPSCPVIPPTPELPPRK
- the TMEM196 gene encoding transmembrane protein 196 isoform X2, with translation MCTSSQIIGSLLVLSVLEIGLGVSSVAVGAVSFSLVLTEHKPQLGDSSPVWSGFLLCGVCGILCAKKKSGLVMILFSACCICGLIGGILNFQFLRALTKKSSALYSLHLASMSLACIGIGGCTLSSWLTCRLASYEQRRMFSEREHSLHHSHEMAEKRLRGIEITDLPSCPVIPPTPELPPRK
- the TMEM196 gene encoding transmembrane protein 196 isoform X1 is translated as MCTSSQIIGSLLVLSVLEIGLGVSSVAVGAVSFSLVLTEHKPQLGDSSPVWSGVCFLLCGVCGILCAKKKSGLVMILFSACCICGLIGGILNFQFLRALTKKSSALYSLHLASMSLACIGIGGCTLSSWLTCRLASYEQRRMFSEREHSLHHSHEMAEKRLRGIEITDLPSCPVIPPTPELPPRK
- the TMEM196 gene encoding transmembrane protein 196 isoform X5, producing the protein MCTSSQIIGSLLVLSVLEIGLGVSSVAVGAVSFSLVLTEHKPQLGDSSPFLLCGVCGILCAKKKSGLVMILFSACCICGLIGGILNFQFLRALTKKSSALYSLHLASMSLACIGIGGCTLSSWLTCRLASYEQRRMFSEREHSLHHSHEMAEKEMTDNLSNGGPHLIYNGSVY
- the TMEM196 gene encoding transmembrane protein 196 isoform X4 encodes the protein MCTSSQIIGSLLVLSVLEIGLGVSSVAVGAVSFSLVLTEHKPQLGDSSPVWSGVCFLLCGVCGILCAKKKSGLVMILFSACCICGLIGGILNFQFLRALTKKSSALYSLHLASMSLACIGIGGCTLSSWLTCRLASYEQRRMFSEREHSLHHSHEMAEKEMTDNLSNGGPHLIYNGSVY